CGAGGTCATTCCTCAGATACTGACTGAGCCCATTCTTTACACAAGTTACCCTTATTATTTTTAACCCACATGAACAGCAAGCCGTCAGTCACCAGATATTCTGTCCGATGTTAAGCTCAGTGACTGCTGTCTTCCTGATACCCTCAGTTATTCACTATTGTGTAATATTTTTAGCATTATTAATACACTTAATTCAGTTTCACGCAATTTATGTTCTCATATTGGTTAGTTGAAGCTATAGGATGTTTAAAGTGAACTGCATTGCTTCTGACCCCCAAGTTGGTTTAACCTtgatctctttcctccatgacTTCATATTTAATCTGAACAGATATTCTCAAGCCAAACTCACTGAGACAGCTCATGAAACAGCAGATTCTTCACCACTGCCTAACACCACTCAACAAGTCATCTCAACTCATTAAACTATAAATAAACTCTGATGTTTTATTTTCGCTTTTCCCCCAAAATCCCTCATTAAAAAGCAGTCAGAACTTACCGCTGCTTTATATACATCATCCATGGCTGTCCTGGGTCAGGCTTTCCTTCCTCAATCCAGTTAGACGGTCCGTGCCAGCTACTCCAGCCCTCCGCACACTGTGGTGTTCACAGGACAAAGAGGTCTAGGGCCACCTTCCCTGGCCTTTATGCTCGGAATGGTTGCCTCATTAAAGACAAAGCCGGTCGTCACTCCCCCTTTcctatcagagagagagagagagagatgggtagAAAAAGAAAGAGGGCAAGAGAGAATGGGGCTATGGGACTACAGAAGAGGCTATAAATAGGGCAAGAATGTCAGAAACAACAGGCAGGAGGGTGTGAGCTATGACAATAAGACCTTGGCACTGTTCTTCCCAGCCAGAGGGTCCAGATCAAAGTCCAAACTTAACTGCATCACCTGCATTTGCCAATCACTGTTAGAAGAGCACCAGGACTCCGGCCTGCAAATAGACACCAACATAGAGGGAAGGGTGGCCATAAACAACTAGGCCTCAGTCGAACGCTGGGCCCCTGTCATTCTCACACCTGTTGGTGGTTCGGTTCAGGCTGAAGCAGTAACAGGACTGGTGGGGGTTCGTCTTCGGCAGAGCTCGGGAATGCTTTCAATTTGGGAGAGACGTTtggtttgttaaaaaaaaatttaaccaaACACCAGCAAAAAAAGGGGGCACAATTTCACATATCTgtacaaagaaaacatgtcaagCCAACACCAAGAAGTTACTCGATGTTTGCTACCATGTCTTTATTTGTCCTGACTCTTGTCTGATTAAAGgaatatatttttataatttaatCACATTTATATGGCTACTAGAATTTGTTCAGTTTCTATCtatagttctctctctctctctcattctcttttcctctctccctctctccattttTGAGTTGTCATTCGGTGTCACAGTCGCACTAAGATAGCAGTGTTTATGGGAGGTTGGGCTGAGGGCTCTAGCAGTGACGTCATAACACACCCAGGCCTTCCCAagccacacagccctgcactccACACTCAAAACTCTTCATAGTCAAAGACGGCTAACGTGTGTTGGGCTACCTCCAGCACTCCAGCACACATGAACATCAGAGGTGCGTTCTAAACCATCCGTTATCTGGCAGCACGCACTTATCTCAGTGTGAACTGGACACTGAGCCAATGGCCTAGTCTTCTTATCTGGCCCACAATGGGAGCTGAGCACTGACGGTAGCAGGCGTGCCTGAGCGCATGCTCTCTGTCACGGTCTCCGCGCCCTGGGTGCCCCCCAACACAGACACCTCACACTGAGAACATGTCACAGCtgagggcgggggggggggatatacTGGGAATGGGAGGAGCGGTagaggtggaggggggtagaggggaggggtggccAGTCCTGCCAGGCACACTGCTCTGGTGATTCAGTTTTTGACAGACAGGTTCACGAAAGCAGGAGTCTGGGTGGTTTGTTAAAATTACAAGGTTTGTCCTGTTCctcacctgtgtttgtttgGACAGTCATTTGGGGACACCCATCTATGTTTGTACTTATAAAAACACAGATGCAGTATTGCTTACCTGGTAATGAATTCTGTATTTAGTCACACCACAGCTTATTTGACACAAAGATGGAAAATAATTCATATGAATCTTGGCCTAAAATGTTTGGGAGTTACATGCCCCAACAGACTTCTCATATTTACAAAGGGGCTTAAATTAAACTGATTTTTTACTGTAAATGATGAAACCAAATAACTTGTGGTTGTATTGAGACATTTGGTAAGTcgaacagcccccccccccccccccccccccatcctcttCAGTGAAAATCATCAGCAATATTAACAATGTTAGCATTATGTTTAAAAGCTACATCACCACAAAGCTACAAACTAGGGCCTAAGGAGATTGTGAGAAACATGCTATTTAAACAGCTATAGCTGTTATCCATGTTGCATGTTAGTGTTGTCTTAGCAAACATTAACGGAGTCACAAGGCTATCTCTCACTCCACAGTGATTCTTCGTGGTTGAAATTTCCCTAGGTGGTGacccccagtgtgtgtgtctgtgtgggtgggtggttgtTGATGAGTGGGTTGGGGAGGTGACCATATAGCTATATCTACTCTAACTTTTAACTCTTACACATGTCTACACACCTGTCTTTTACATAGACTCTTAATACACTGACTATAGTCAGAGTTAATTTTTAAGGTAACATTTTGTATCATTTGTATTCAAATTCATAGCCTGACTGCTTACatagtgttttctgttttataatGGATATATAATGGCAGATGAAGCATAGGTTAGAGCTGTATGTTCGTGAGAGTCTATAAGAGAatgtctgtctgcctctgttTTCTGAGTTAAACAGCACTGTCTTTCTTTTTGGCCAGTGTCCTCCTCCTTTTCGGACGTATGTGGCAATGGCTGAGTGCCAGACGGGCGTATGTTGAGGGTGAgcggagagacagacggagccAGAGACAGACGAGGAACAGCCAGCCAGTCCAAGCCCTTGTTTCACCCTCCTCGTGTCTTCATATGTCCCAGGTGTCAAGGGTTGGAAGGTGTGAATGCTGTGTCATCCTGGCATGCATGATGTTACCACGGCTGCCGTCAGCCACGtcgctcatcctctctctctctctctctctctctctctctctctcactctaaaAATGTTAGGGTAAGATAAACACAGCATGACCACTGAATATGTAAAAGAGGGGTGGCATTTCTGAAAAAGGGACCAGTCCAGCCGTGCATGTTCCACACGTGCTTCTGATCCCCCTCCGgtgatctcctctcctcctgccgTCTTCCCCCTCCGCTCCTCACCGAGCGTCTTCAGGACGCCAGGCCGCAGGTACCCACAGGCTAAAGGGGGGCTCTCTCACATAGCGGACCCGTGCAGACCAGCGCTATCTCCGTAGGACCAGGACCATGCGACGCGTGTGGCTCTGCTTGCTCTGCGTGGTCGTGGTCGTGGGGGCCCTGGCTGTGGACGCAGACCCGCAGCGTGTTCTGGGGGGCGAGAGCGAGACGGACGATGCTGCTGGTGCACCTGCCATGGAGGCAGCGAGGACAGACTCCAGTGATATGAGTGAGTTACACTTGATGTTCTGATGTATCCTGGACATGTTTTCCACAGAATGGGTGTTTCCTTTATGAGAAGTAGTAAACAAGGTGACAaaatcttatatatatatatataatttttttttagattttgtcCAGATTCTGTCACCTTGCTTTACTACTTCTTATAAAGGAAACatgcgcatatatatatatagagagagagagagcgagagagagagagagagagcgagagagatagagattcaagtatatattatattcaaGTATAGCATTTACCACCAAATGCCCAGATTCTAGTCAACATTTCTGTGTTTTACTGTACGTGTAGCAGGAGACAGGGGGGCAGATGGGAGCCCAGGAGAGAGACTCTTCAGGAGGGCAGCAGACACCCAGGTAGGGCTGCATTCACATTTGCTTTTATCCTCCCATTTCTCTAAATGCCTCTTGAAAGCTTGGTGAAAAGTTAAATTTAGGGAAAACAAGCATCTACATTGCCAACTTCTCTAAGCAGCTAAGCATacttgtgtgtatatacattaaATGCTTCATCTCCTTGGGTGTGTGCTTTAGGGCAGCTCAAAATGCTATAATGAGTGTGGTGGTCAGCTTTAACTTCCCCTGCAGTTTTCCATCTCGGAAATTGCCATTTCTTTTTTCTGTCTCTGCTATTTGTGCACTGTAATTGCGCACTGTTTGTATATTTGTGGTAAATCCACTTGTTCCCGTATTTCACGTCTAATGATGGCCTCCATGTTTCATGGCCTTTCTCTCTGAATTGCTGACATATCAGGGAGCTCTGGGGCGGAGCCAGGCAGCGTGGGTGGAGCTACAAGCTGTTATGGACAGGAGAGGAGGTTTCTTAGGTAAACTGAACATGATACTCAATCAGCTCAGAGAGGAAAAGAACCGCCTCCTTGGCCAGGGTGAGGAGCAACTGTCAAGGAAAGATGTCATCAAGAAAGAtgaggaagaagatgaggatgaggaagatgatgataacactgaagaagaagaagatgaagatgaaggggaggaggaagaagaggaagagggagaagagaatgaaaatgaagagaatGATAGTGGTAATAACAGCACTGCAACCAGAGACAGCTTCACTGATCTGTTACCAGAGGAATGTCAAGTGGGAGGAGCTCGAATTTCCTGCAAAGAGATTGACATGTCCCACTTTCCAATCATCACTGACCTGAGTATCACAATCCTTGAACTACCAGGTGAGTTCACAGGAGGTCTCAAACGTTTGAGTCAAATCCTCATATAGAAACACAATGTTCACACCTTTATCTTATCTTTATTGTTTACTAGCACAATTTTTTTGCATCACAGGAAACAACCTCACTACATTACCCTCTCGTGGACTCTCTGGTCTGCCTAACTTGGAAGAAGTTGACCTGAGTCGAAACTTGCTGGATGATCCCTCAATCAGCCCCAGTTTCTTCACGGTACTGTACATGGCCTCCATGTGTCACTGTGTCTTACTCTACTCACATGGCAGCCAATGGTTACTCAGTGTCTGCCTCAAAGGAGTAACCAGGATTAAATACAGCTCTCTTAATATCCTGGTTTGGCAACCAAAAGTTTACACTTTCCATTTCAGCAAcacattgtaaaaaaaaaaagttttatttgTCAGCACTCATACGGTGGCCTGAGCCAAGCCCAGTTTCTCTCAGAATAACCATGCGTCTCCGCGAGACCTTGGGGAGTGGCCATGCAGCCATCCCAAGGCAGCAGACTCTCCAAAAGAAACAGTGGACCGCGCTCTGACCACTGGAAAGTTCTAGAAAACTTGAGCATCCTGTGGCATGCTGACTCCCCAGCGTAGAGTGTAATGAGCTGGAGGAGCGGGAGGTTCTTTAAAGAAGGAAGGAAACGGAGCGGACTTTAAGTCCACTCCTGACCTGCCCCCAGTGGCAactgggacagagacagagagcccTTGGGCTGCTCTGATGGCAGGATTTTGAGAGAACTGCTTTGACCTCAAAATAACCAGTACAAGACTCCCGGGCAAAAGGGAGACTATTCATTTGGTGGTTAACCTAAAAATATGTCCAGATTAAAGGGGCATCGCCGTGTAATggatgatgtggaagcatgcAAATGACTGAGCCAAAAGCAGTGATCCTGTACTGATTAATGACCGTCCTCCAGGGGGGAAAGAGGAAACGTATTGTCTTTTCATCCTTACCAGAACCTGACGAGACTGAAAAGGCTGACCCTTGATGGTAATAACCTAGTGGAGATCCCAAACCTGCCATCATCCCTGGAGGAGCTGAGGATCAATGACAACAAAATCAACCAGTTACTCTCTCACAGCTTAGCAGGTCTGATTTAAGGGGTTCTTGTTTTTTTCTTGATTTAAAAAAATTCTTGTGAAGAATGTGATCATATATTTGCTTCCAAGTCTGAGTCCTGGCACTCTTAATTGTGAGAATTGTGCATTTGAATGAAAGAGGGAACTTTAATAGTATGTAGGTCAGACAATCAAAAACATCTCTTTTACATCATCTCTAGGTTTATCCAAGCTGCTCATCTTAGAACTGACAGGAAACATTTTGTATGAGGGCAGCGTTGATCCCCAAACCTTTAAACCTCTAATGATGCTCACACACTTGAGATTAGACAACAACCGGTTCACGTCTATCCCAAGTGGACTGCCTCCATCTCTAGAGGTCAGTTGTCTTGTTATACACATTTCATTATATCAGTATCAAACATGATTAAATTAGATGCTTGAATTCATGACAGTTTCATCCAAGCAGCACATTATATGTGTGTaaatttgtgtttgtgtctgtgtgtgtgtttgtgtgtttcacaGGATTTAAGGATGGCACACAATCAGATAGTGGAAGTGCAGGACCGCATTCTGAATAAGTCCGTTCACCTGAGAGTCCTAGATCTGAGTTACAACCTCTTGCATGAGAATAGTTTCTACCCTGGAGCCTGGATCAACCTACCGTGAGTCGCACTCAAGCGTTGTTAAACCAGGGCTGGTTTTTACAGCCGTAGTCAAGACTTCTCCACATGGGAAATCTTCATAAAAAAAAGCTAATTAGTATGCATAAAGACATCTAGCTATGAAAGGCATTGTTGTCCCTTACAGGCAAGAATCCTGAGGACAATGCCTAATCAGGCCATTTAAATATAGACACTTGGAGTTCAATGTACCCTTAGTGTGATGCACATTCATTACcaaccactagagggcacaTTTCAACCATTAGTCCCATAACCCCTTCCTACCGCTATAAGAGTACAGCGGTGATGGAGAGTTCCAGAATTGTGTGTCGAACTGGCCCGCATGTTTTCCACTGTCAGTAACAGAGTAATCCTTTGTCGGTATGAAGAATTTCTCAGCCACAGACCAACGGTTGACCCACCTGCAGGGGGAAACGTTTTGCTCTCCAGGGTCTTCAATTACTGCTGCAGCACAGAGTTGCTCCGGTGACGCTCTGAGCTGACAGGCAAGGTACTCGGCGCCCACACTGAACCTCTTTCGTCTGCCCCTCAGACGGAGTGACAGCGATGACGCTGGAAGAGAGCGCTGGAGAGGTCAGATCTGGGAGCTCTGGTCCGGGGTGTTTAAGACAGCGAGATCAGGGTAGCTACGTGGCCCGCAGTGGTGCCAGGGTGATACAACCCCCCTTTCCTGTGCTCCTGTGGCAGCGAGGATACAGAGGAGACGGCAGCGACTTACCGGCCAGCCTTAGGAGATCCTCCTCATTCTCCTAaaagagggagtggtagatagAAGGAGAACAGAGAGTGAGAAGAAGGAGAACAGAGAGTCGACAACAAGACAACGCATAAGTAACATGGCCGCATGTGTAAGGATTTAGTGTGTAACAGAGAAGTCTCATGACTGTGCAGTTTCTGTCCGTGTGTCCATGTCTCCTCCCCGCCCTGCTGCTGCGTTTATCAACCAGGCAGGCGTGACGCCCGAGTGTCCAGTGTTTATCTGCTCATTCGCTCTCCTACAACATACCAGGAGGTCCATGTTGTTTATTAACTCGCTGACAGCCTCGCCCTCCCTCTTCCCGCTCTCGCTCTGTCGGGCTTTACGGCCGTTATGGGAGATCCaactttttttccccccttaaTATTCCCATCGTGAATCTCCTGACTGCAGCAAAAGATAAAGCTCGTTTGGACAGACTCTACACATCCATCCTATTAATCACAGTCCTCTCCTCTCATTTCCTCTCTTCTATTTTTAATTTCCATCATGTTTATTGTCAAGAAGCGAGCATTATCAGTGTAATACTTATCACCTGCTGTTTTGGACTTTTGTTTTCCCCTCCGCCATTCAGTGGAGTTGTCTAACGTGTCTACTGGACCAccatcacaacaccaccaccctcacgcAGAACCAGTACTGGCTGAACCATGCTCTTCTCGGGTTTTGATGTTTGTTTGGGTGCATGTGACCTTGTGATCTACCCCACCACTCTAGCACCATGCTATTATCTCAGCGTAGATCGAAGTACGCTCCGTGGTCTGAGATTTTTAATGTCTGCTTTCATCTCCCTGCTGTTTGGGAGTGCCCGCTGTCCCAGATCCTTCCATCTGCTCCTTCGGCCCAGTCTAACTACCACCTCCGGCCCTCCCTGTTCAGCCTGCGGCCTCCAAAGCTCCATAAAACCTCACACATTCACAGAAATCATACACTGCTCATCTCCCACACAGTCACagacctcacacactgctcatctctctcacactcacaaacctcacacactgctcatctctcacacactcacaaacctcacacactgctcatctctcacactcacaaacctcacacactgctcatctctcacactcacaaacctcacacactgctcacctctcacacactcacaaacctcacacactgctcatctcccacacagtcacagacctcacacactgctcatctctctcacactcacaaacctcacacactgctcacctcacacactcacaaacctcacacactgctcatctcccacacactcacaaacctcacacactgctcatctctcacacactcacaaacctcacacactgctcatctctcacactcacaaacctcacacactgctcatctctcacactcacaaacctcacacactgctcacctctcacacactcacaaacctcacacactgctcatctcccacacagtcacagacctcacacactgctcatctctctcacactcacaaacctcacacactgctcacctctcacacactcacaaacctcacacactgctcatctcccacacactcacaaacctcacacactgctcatctctcacacactcacaaacctcacacactgctcatctctcacactcacaaacctcacacactgctcatctcccacacactcacaaacctcacacactgctcatctctcacactcacaaacctcacacactgctcacctctcacacactcacaaacctcacacactgctcatctctctcacacacactgctcaactctcacactcacaaacctcacacactgctcatctctcacactcacaaacctcacacactcacaaacctcacacactgctcatctcccacacactcacaaacctcacacactgctcatctctcacacactcacaaacctcacacactgctcatctctcacactcacaaacctcacacactgctcacctctcacacactcacaaacctcacactgctcatctctcacacacactcacaaacctcacacattgctcatctctcacactcacaaacctcacacactgctcatctctcacacacacactgctcaactctcacactcacaaacctcacacactgctcatctctcacactcacaaacctcacacactgctcacctctcacacactcacaaacctcacacactgctcatctctcacacactcacaaacctcacacactgctcatctctcacacactcacaaacctcacacactgctcatctctcacacactcacaaacctcacacactgctcatctctcacacactcacaaacctcacacactgctcatctctcacacactcacaaacctcacacactgctcatctctcacactcacaaacctcacacactgctcatctctcacactcacaaacctcacacactgctcatctctctcacactcacaaacctcacacactgctcatctctcacactcacaaacctcacacattgctcatctctcacactcacaaacctcacacactgctcatctctcacacactcacaaacctcacacactgctcatctctcacacactcacaaacctcacacattgccagagccggagtggctaatcgggagattcgggaggattcccgatgggctggctcatgtcagtctctagtttgggccgattgggaggagaaaataattttgggccggatttgggcatgaaactcccgggctgaaaaagtgtcccactccggccctgcacattgctcatctctcacacactcacaaa
This sequence is a window from Brachyhypopomus gauderio isolate BG-103 chromosome 21, BGAUD_0.2, whole genome shotgun sequence. Protein-coding genes within it:
- the LOC143484708 gene encoding extracellular matrix protein 2, producing MRRVWLCLLCVVVVVGALAVDADPQRVLGGESETDDAAGAPAMEAARTDSSDMTGDRGADGSPGERLFRRAADTQGALGRSQAAWVELQAVMDRRGGFLGKLNMILNQLREEKNRLLGQGEEQLSRKDVIKKDEEEDEDEEDDDNTEEEEDEDEGEEEEEEEGEENENEENDSGNNSTATRDSFTDLLPEECQVGGARISCKEIDMSHFPIITDLSITILELPGNNLTTLPSRGLSGLPNLEEVDLSRNLLDDPSISPSFFTNLTRLKRLTLDGNNLVEIPNLPSSLEELRINDNKINQLLSHSLAGLSKLLILELTGNILYEGSVDPQTFKPLMMLTHLRLDNNRFTSIPSGLPPSLEDLRMAHNQIVEVQDRILNKSVHLRVLDLSYNLLHENSFYPGAWINLPKLEALDLSHNQLSVVPLHMPTVLRQLSLQHNRISTVPAYALSHLRPGLQSLRLSHNQLQEHGLMGKAFRGAYQTLVELLLDGNRLERVPSNIRHFRSLQLLRLDHNQISSVPVRSVCKVKMTGYSPLVAIHLENNYLDVKRIRPAALSCLQDQRRVVLEPQTHGEVL
- the LOC143484711 gene encoding uncharacterized protein LOC143484711 isoform X1, whose product is MDLLENEEDLLRLAASSLSLRLRGRRKRFSVGAEYLACQLRASPEQLCAAAVIEDPGEQNVSPCRWVNRWSVAEKFFIPTKDYSVTDSGKHAGQFDTQFWNSPSPLYSYSGRKGLWD
- the LOC143484711 gene encoding uncharacterized protein LOC143484711 isoform X2; its protein translation is MDLLENEEDLLRLAASSLSLRLRGRRKRFSVGAEYLACQLRASPEQLCAAAVIEDPGEQNVSPCRKGGVTTGFVFNEATIPSIKAREGGPRPLCPVNTTVCGGLE